The Streptomyces nigra genome includes the window ACCGTGCTCGCCGCGCAGAGCGACCCGGCGACGTTGCTGGAGGGGCTGCGCGCGATGGGCTTCGCGCCGGCCGCCGAGTCCGCCGAGGGCGATGTGCTGATCACCCGGGCCGACGCCCACCGCACGCCGCCGCGCACGGCCCCCGAGCCGGTGCCGGACGGCCCGCCCGCGCCGGACGCCACACTGCTGGCCGCCGCGATCCGCGCGATCCGGGCGGGCGACCTGGCGTCCACGGCACCGCGCAGGACGGGCGGCGACACCCCGGCCGGGGGCGGCGGCGAGCTGCCCCGCACCACCTCCGCCGAGACGCTGGCCACCATGCAGGCGGCCGTGCTGACCGGCGAGGCCCTGTGGATCGGGTACGTCAACGCCGAGGGCGCCGCCAGTCAGCGGGTGATCGCGCCGGTACGGGTCGAGGGCGGGTTCGTGACGGCGTACGACCACACCGCGGACGAGGTGCGGACGTATCCGCTGCACCGGATCACCGGGGTCGCCGAGCTGGCCGACGACCAGATCTGAGAGCGGCCCGGAAGGGATCAGGCACACTGGACGTTTGGTCGAGTGGTGAGCGGAAGGACGGACCCACGTGAACGGACCATTGATCGTCCAGTCGGACAAGACCCTGCTCCTCGAAGTGGATCACGAGCAGGCCGACGCGTGCCGTCGGGCGATCGCGGCGTTCGCGGAGCTGGAGCGGGCGCCCGAGCACATCCACACCTACCGGGTGACGCCGCTCGGCCTGTGGAACGCGCGCGCCGCCGGGCACGACGCCGAGCAGGTCGTCGACGCGCTGGTGACGTACAGCCGCTATCCGGTGCCGCACGCGCTGCTGGTCGACATCGCCGAGACGATGGACCGGTACGGCCGGCTCACGCTGTCCAAGCACCCCGCGCACGGCCTCGTGCTGACCACCACCGACCGTCCGGTCCTGGAGGAGGTGCTGCGCTCCAAGCGTGTCGCGCCGCTGGTCGGCAACCGCATCGACCCGGACACGGTCGCCGTGCACCCCTCCGAGCGCGGGCAGATCAAGCAGACGCTGCTCAAGCTGGGCTGGCCCGCCGAGGACCTCGCCGGGTACGTGGACGGCGAGGCGCACCCGATCGACCTGGACGAGGACGGCTGGGCGCTGCGGCCGTACCAGCGGCAGGCCGTGGAGAACTTCTGGCACGGCGGCAGCGGTGTCGTCGTCCTGCCCTGCGGCGCCGGGAAGACCCTGGTCGGTGCCGGGGCCATGGCCGAGGCCAAGTCGACGACGCTGATCCTCGTCACGAACACCGTGTCCGCCCGGCAGTGGAAGCACGAGCTGGTGAAGCGGACCTCGCTGACCGAGGAGGAGATCGGCGAGTACAGCGGGACGCGCAAGGAGATCCGCCCGGTCACCATCGCCACGTACCAGGTGCTGACGACCCGGCGGAAGGGCGTCTACCCGCACCTGGAGCTGTTCGACTCCCGGGACTGGGGCCTGATCCTCTACGACGAGGTGCATCTGCTGCCCGCGCCGGTCTTCAAGTTCACCGCCGACCTCCAGGCGCGGCGGCGGCTCGGGCTGACGGCGACGCTGGTCCGCGAGGACGGCCGGGAGTCCGACGTGTTCTCCCTGATCGGCCCCAAGCGGTTCGACGCTCCGTGGAAGGAGATCGAGGCGCAGGGCTACATCGCGCCCGCGGACTGCGTGGAGGTCCGGGTGAACCTCACGGACTCCGAGCGGCTCGCGTACGCCACCGCCGAGCAGGAGGAGAAGTACCGCTTCTGCGCGACGACCGACACCAAGCGGAAGGTCACCGAGGCGCTGGTGCGCCGGTTCGCCGGGCAGCAGATCCTGGTGATCGGCCAGTACATCGACCAGCTCGACGAGCTGGGCGAGCACCTGGACGCGCCGGTGATCAAGGGCGAGACGTCCAACGCGCAGCGGGAGAAGCTGTTCGAGGCGTTCCGGCAGGGCGAGATCAACGTGCTGGTGGTGTCCAAGGTCGCGAACTTCTCCATCGACCTGCCGGAGGCGACGGTCGCCATCCAGGTGTCGGGGACGTTCGGCTCGCGTCAGGAGGAGGCGCAGCGGCTCGGCCGGGTGCTGCGGCCCAAGGCGGACGGGCACCAGGCCCACTTCTACTCCGTGGTCGCGCGGGACACGCTCGACCAGGACTTCGCCGCCCACCGCCAGCGCTTCCTGGCGGAGCAGGGCTACGCGTACCGGATCGTGGACGCCGACGAGATCCTCGCGGAAGGCGCCGGGGGCACCGAGAGCTGAAGGCCCGGGAGGAACCGGCGATTCCGTACGGTCACGGTCGCTGACTTCGTGTCACCGTGACCGGCGGGTCCGTCACTTGTGGCGGACGCCCGCCTCCTCCCGGTACTCGCCGAGGACGATCACGTCGAAGGCGGCGCCCATGAACACCTTGACGGCGCGCAGGGCTTCACCGAGTCGATGACGGTGGCTCCCCTGGAGCGCGGTCGCTCCGCGGGGGGCCGCGGGGGCCGGGTGGATGGTTGCTGCGCTCATGTCTCCATGATGCGTCGGTGTCCGTAAAGCCCGCATCGGTCTCCGGGCCGAAGCCGGCTGCCGGTCCCGTACGTCTCGGGGCGGACGGGCCGCCCTGAAGGAGGACGGCGTCCCCTAGGGGGCGCCGGTTGCGGAGTGCCGGTGGGGGCGCCGGTTGCGGAGTGCCGGTGGGGGTGCCGGATATTCGTTGGCGTGCGCGGGACGGTCTCGCCTAAAATCTCCGCTCTTGCCCGCCTCCCCTCGCGGAGTGCCGCCGCCCGGACGGAAACCGGACGGCTCTCTCTCGTCCGATCCGCTCGTTGGTCATCCGGAGGCACCCCCTTGTCCAGGCCCGTCGACGACAGCCTCGACCCACTGGAGCGAGAGCGCTCCCATCTGGCGTCCTCACGCGCCGCGCTGCGCGCCATGCGCGAGGACGTCGAGTCCCTCGACATCCGCGACGTGAGCGCGAACTGGGTCAACGCCGAGGTGCTGACCCGGCAGATCGACGACCGCATCAAGGCGCTGGCCGACCTCAGCGACACCCCGCTGTTCTTCGGCCGGCTCGACTATCTGCACGCGCCGGGTGCCGAGGAGGCCGAGGGCGCGGAGGGGGAACGCTTCTACATCGGGCGGCGGCATGTGCACGACGCCGAGGGCGACCCGATGGTCGTCGACTGGCGTGCGCCGGTGTCTCAGCCGTTCTACCGGGCGTCCAAGAAGGACCCGATGGACATCGCGCTGCGCCGCCGCTTCGGCTACACCGGCGGCGATCTCACGGCGTACGAGGACGAGCACCTGTCCGACCCGGCGGAGGCGGCGCGCACCAGCAAGCTGCTCCAGCAGGAGATCGAACGGCCGCGTGTCGGCCCCATGCGGGACATCGTGGCGACGATCCAGCCCGAGCAGGACGAGATCGTACGGTCCGGGCTCGGCGGGACCGTGTGTGTGCAGGGCGGCCCGGGCACCGGGAAGACGGCCGTCGGCCTGCACCGGGTGGCGTATCTGCTGTACGCGCACCGGGAGCGGCTGGCCCGCACCGGCACGCTGGTGATCGGGCCGAACCGGTCCTTCCTGCACTACATCGAGCAGGTGCTGCCCGCGCTCGGCGAGCTGACGGTCCGCCAGGCCACGGTCGACGATCTCGTGGCCCAGGTCGAGGTGCGCGGCGCCGACGACGCGGCGGCCGCGGTGATCAAGGGTGACGCACGGATGGCCGAGGTGCTGCGGCGGGCGGTGTACGCGCACGTGACCATGCCGTCCGAGGCGGTGGTCGTGGTGCGCGGTTCACGGCGGTGGCGTGTCCCGGCGTACGAGGTCGAGGAGATCGTCCGCGAGTTGCTGGACCGCGGCATCCGGTACGGCGCCGCCCGCGAGGCGCTGCCGCAGCGGATCGCGCACGCGGTGCTGGTGCAGATGGAGCGGTCGGGCGAGGCGCCGGACGACCGGGTGCAGGACGCGGTGGCCCGCAACGCGGCGGTGAAGGCGGCCGTCAAGGCGATCTGGCCGCCGGTGGACCCGGCGAAGCTGGTGCTGCGGCTGCTGTCGGACGCGGAGTTCCTGGCGGAGCACGCGGACGGCGTCCTCGACGAGGCCGAGCAGCGGCCGATCCTGTGGGCGAAGCCGGCGCGGTCGGTGAAGTCGGCGAAGTGGTCGGCGGCGGACGCGGTGCTGATCGACGAGGCGAGCGACCTCGTGACGCGCACGCCGTCGCTGGGGCATGTGGTGCTGGACGAGGCGCAGGATCTGTCGCCGATGCAGTACCGGGCGGTGGGGCGGCGCTGCACGACCGGTTCGGCGACCGTGCTGGGCGACCTGGCGCAGGGGACCACTCCGTGGGCGACCCGCAGCTGGGAGGAGGCGCTGACGCACCTCGGCAAGCGGGACGGGGTGATCGAGGAGCTGACGGCCGGTTTCCGGGTGCCGACGGACGTCATCACGTACGCGTCGCGTCTGCTGCCGTCCATCGCGCCGGGGCTGGCGCCGGTGGCGTCGATCCGTGACAACCCCGGGTTCTTCGAGATCCGTACGGTCGAGGAGGCGGCGGAGGTCGCTTCCGCGTGCGAGGAGTCGCTGCGGCACGAGGGGTCGGTCGGGCTCATCGCCGCTGACGCGCGGGTGCCGGCGCTGGCGGAGGCGCTGAAGGCGGCGGGGCTGGAGTATCTGGCGCCGGGTGAGGAGACGACCCGGCGCGTCCCGCTGACACTGGTGCCGGCGTCGCTGGCGAAGGGGCTCGAGTACGACTACGTGGTCCTGGACGAACCGGGGGCCGTGGTGGAGGGGGAGCCGGATGAGCGGACGGGGTTGCGGCGGTTGTATGTGGCGCTGACTCGGGCGGTGTCGGGGTTGACCGTCACCCATACGGGGGCGTTGCCTGCGCAGTTGCTGTGAGTTGGGGCGGCTACGGGAGCGGGGGGTCGGCTTTGTGTGCCGGGTGCCGGCCGGTGGGGGCTGGTCGCGCAGTTCCCCGCGCCCCTGAAAGCACCTCCCGGCGCCCTGTGGAAGGCAGTGCCCCGCGCCCCGCGAAAGCACCTCCCCGCGACCGGTGAAAAAGCAGTGCCCGCGCCCCCAGCAGGCCCTAAAAGACCTTTGCCGGGGTGTCCAGGGCGGTTCTCCAGGTGGAGACCGCCTCTGCGGAGACCGGGCCCGTCCAGCCGGTCGGGCGGGCCGCGCCGCCGATGTGGAAGGCGTCGATGCCCGCCGCCAGGAGGTCCGGGACGTGGTCGAGGCGGAGGCCGCCGCCGACCAGGACGCGCTGTTCGTAGCCGGGCTCGCCGTCCCGTGCCGCCTCCGCGAGCAGCGTGGGCAGGCCGTCGTCGACGCCGCCCGCCGCCCCCGCCGTGAGGTAGGTGTCCAGGCCCGGCATCCCGTCGAGCTGTTTGCGCAGGGCGTCCCGGTCGGCGGCGCGGTCGATCGCCCGGTGGAACGTCCACCGGCACCCGTCCAGCTCCGCCACCACCCGCTCCATGGCGGCGAGGTCCACCGACCCGTCCGCGTCGAGGAAGCCGAGCACGAACGCGTCCGCCCCGGCGTCCCGCAGCTCGCGCGCCGCCCGGACGACCCGCTCGACGTCCCCCACCGCGAACCCGCCGGCCAGCCGCAGCATCACGCGCAGATCGATGTCGACGGCGGCGCGGATCCCGGTGAACGTCTCGACCGGCGGGGTGAGCCCGTCCGCCGCCATGTCGGTGACGAGTTCGAGCCGGTCCGCACCCCCGGCCTGGGCGGCGACCGCGTCCTCGACGCCGAGGGCGATCACCTCCAGGACTGCACGCTCGCTCATGGGACCCCATTCCTCGGCATTCGGCGGCGACAACTGGCGACTACAGGTCTAGTCCAATCCAAGCCTACGCCTGCCCATCCGGGGTCCCGCTCAACCCATGGCCGGAAACGGGGTCACCCGAAGATGTTCAGCTCCGCCGGCTCCGCGCCCGCCAGCTCGTACGACGCCCCGGCCGCCGGACGCCCGGAGTACAGCCGTACGAGGGTGGTGGCGTCGCCGATGTAGCGCGCCGGGGGCCGGGGAGCCAGCGGGTCGCCCAGCCGCAGGGGCTCGTCCACGTCGTCCAGGTCGGCCTGGAGCGGCACATGCCGACGCTCGCGCGTGAGCCACGCCAGCAGCGCCAGCGCGTCGGGCAGCCCGGCCCCGGCGTACGCCCCCGGCTCGCCCAGCGCCTCGCGCACGTCACCGGCGTGCACCCACTCGCCGAGCCCGACCCCGTCCAGGGCCCCGCCCGCCTTGGCGATCACCGGCCCCGCCTCGGTCATCGCCCGCTCCAGCTCGTCGACGATCCGGGCGTTGCTCCACCCGGCCCGCTCGACGATGTCCCGGTCGTTGGACTCGGGCGAGAACACGCCCTCCCCCAGCCGGTTGTCCACCACCCGGGTCAGCGCGGCCGAACTGTGCGCCAGCACATCCCGCACCGACCACCCCGGACACGCGGCCGTCCTGCGCGCGAAGTCCTCGTCGGGCCGCGTCCGCAGCAGCGGGACCAGCGTGTCCCGCTCGACGGTCAGCAGCCGCCCCGGCAGCTCCGGGTCCCGTACGTCGTGCACGTCAGCAGATGTCATGCCGTCCACGCTAGGGCGTCTCCGGTCGGTCGGGCCGGGCTTCCGGGCCGCGTACTCGCGTGGCCTCGGATCCCCTCGCATACCTGACGAAAGGTGTCGGGATTTGCCGGAAGGCTCCCGGGCACCGACATCGACGGGAGCTGAAGTGGCAGTGGAACGAACGGCAGTCAACCCGGTGACCTGGTCCGTGGCGTTGGGATTCAACCAGGGGGAGGTCGTCTCCGGGCACACCCGGACCCTGTACTGCTCCGGGCAGACCGCGATGGACGCGGAGGGGAAGCCGCAGCACGAGGGGGACATGGCCGCGCAGTTGGCGCTGAGCCTCGACAACCTGGAGGCCGTGCTCGGCGAGGCCGGCATGTCCCTCGCGAACCTCGTCCGGCTCAACGTCTGCACCACCGACGTCGACCGGCTCCTTCCGCACTACGGCGTACTGGCGTCGCGCCTGGGCGCCGCCGGGGTGGCACCGGCCACCACGATGCTCGGGGTGGCACGGCTGGCGGTCCCCGGTCAGCTGGTCGAGCTCGAGGGGACCGCCGTCGCGTAGGGCGACCCTCCGCCGTCCGCGGGCAGAATGGCGTCATGGCCGACCTCGATGACCTCCGCGCCCGCTGGTTGCGCACCCTGCTCGCCGCACGCGGCGACGACTCCTGCGCCATCGCGCCCGAGCGGTACGGGAAGGCGCTCCTGAAGCGCTGGTCCGAGCCGCAGCGGCGCTATCACACCGTGGACCACCTGACGGCGGTGCTGGACCACGTCGACGAGCTGGCGGAGTACGCGACGGACGTCGAGGCCGTCCGGCTCGCCGCGTGGTTCCACGACGCCGTGTATCTGCCCGACCGGTCGACCAACGAGGAGCGGTCCGCCCGGCTCGCCGAGCGGGCGCTTCCCGAGGCCGGGGTGCCCGCCGAGCGGACCGCGGAGGTGGCCCGGCTGGTGCGGCTCACCGTCACGCACGATCCGGCGCCCGGCGACCTGAACGGCGAGGTGCTGTGCGACGCCGACCTCGCGATCCTCGCCGCGCCGCCCTCGGCGTACGCGGCCTACACGGCCGCCGTCCGCGAGGAGTACCACTTCGTCCCGAACGACGCCTTCCGCGCCGGCCGCGCCGACGTGCTGCGGCAACTCCTCGACCTGCCCAGCCTGTTCCGCACGCCGTACGGCCGGGAGAAGTGGGAGGCGACCGCCCGCTACAACCTCTCCTCGGAACTGGAAATGCTGTCGCTCTGAGCCGTGCGGAACCGTAGCCTGCACGCCATGCGACACAGGGGCGGGGAACAGGTGACCGAGGCCGTGGCCGATGCCGTGGCGCTGCTGCGCACGGTGGCGGACCGGGACTGGGACGGGGTGAAGGCGGGGCGTCTCGACTGGAGTTGCCGCGCCACGGCCGAGCACATGGCCGGCGACCTCATCGCCTACGCGGGACAGCTCGCGGGACGGGCGCGGAGCGGATACGTCCCCTTCGAGATCACCCTGGACGAGGGCACCGGCAACGACGGTCTGCTCGACGTCCTCGAGACGACCGGCGTCCTGCTCACGGCGGTCCTGAGCACCACGCCGCCCGAGGTGCGCGCCTTCCACCCGTATCCGTTCCGCAGCGCGAACCGCGAGGGGTTCGCCGCGATGGGCGTCGCCGAGGTGCTGCTGCACACCCATGACATCGCCGTCGGGCTGGGGCTGGACTACGAACCCCCGGCCGGGCTCGCCCAGTTCGTGCTGACGACGATCTTCCCGGAGGTCCGGCCGGACCCCGACCCCTGGCGCACCCTCCTGTGGGCCACCGGCCGCGGCGATCTGCCCGGCCGTGCGCCGGTCGACGGCTGGCGCTGGAAGAACGACCTCGTCCTCACCTCGGACCGGCTCACCCTCCAGGGGCTCA containing:
- a CDS encoding DNA repair helicase XPB, which encodes MNGPLIVQSDKTLLLEVDHEQADACRRAIAAFAELERAPEHIHTYRVTPLGLWNARAAGHDAEQVVDALVTYSRYPVPHALLVDIAETMDRYGRLTLSKHPAHGLVLTTTDRPVLEEVLRSKRVAPLVGNRIDPDTVAVHPSERGQIKQTLLKLGWPAEDLAGYVDGEAHPIDLDEDGWALRPYQRQAVENFWHGGSGVVVLPCGAGKTLVGAGAMAEAKSTTLILVTNTVSARQWKHELVKRTSLTEEEIGEYSGTRKEIRPVTIATYQVLTTRRKGVYPHLELFDSRDWGLILYDEVHLLPAPVFKFTADLQARRRLGLTATLVREDGRESDVFSLIGPKRFDAPWKEIEAQGYIAPADCVEVRVNLTDSERLAYATAEQEEKYRFCATTDTKRKVTEALVRRFAGQQILVIGQYIDQLDELGEHLDAPVIKGETSNAQREKLFEAFRQGEINVLVVSKVANFSIDLPEATVAIQVSGTFGSRQEEAQRLGRVLRPKADGHQAHFYSVVARDTLDQDFAAHRQRFLAEQGYAYRIVDADEILAEGAGGTES
- a CDS encoding HelD family protein; this encodes MSRPVDDSLDPLERERSHLASSRAALRAMREDVESLDIRDVSANWVNAEVLTRQIDDRIKALADLSDTPLFFGRLDYLHAPGAEEAEGAEGERFYIGRRHVHDAEGDPMVVDWRAPVSQPFYRASKKDPMDIALRRRFGYTGGDLTAYEDEHLSDPAEAARTSKLLQQEIERPRVGPMRDIVATIQPEQDEIVRSGLGGTVCVQGGPGTGKTAVGLHRVAYLLYAHRERLARTGTLVIGPNRSFLHYIEQVLPALGELTVRQATVDDLVAQVEVRGADDAAAAVIKGDARMAEVLRRAVYAHVTMPSEAVVVVRGSRRWRVPAYEVEEIVRELLDRGIRYGAAREALPQRIAHAVLVQMERSGEAPDDRVQDAVARNAAVKAAVKAIWPPVDPAKLVLRLLSDAEFLAEHADGVLDEAEQRPILWAKPARSVKSAKWSAADAVLIDEASDLVTRTPSLGHVVLDEAQDLSPMQYRAVGRRCTTGSATVLGDLAQGTTPWATRSWEEALTHLGKRDGVIEELTAGFRVPTDVITYASRLLPSIAPGLAPVASIRDNPGFFEIRTVEEAAEVASACEESLRHEGSVGLIAADARVPALAEALKAAGLEYLAPGEETTRRVPLTLVPASLAKGLEYDYVVLDEPGAVVEGEPDERTGLRRLYVALTRAVSGLTVTHTGALPAQLL
- a CDS encoding copper homeostasis protein CutC, whose product is MSERAVLEVIALGVEDAVAAQAGGADRLELVTDMAADGLTPPVETFTGIRAAVDIDLRVMLRLAGGFAVGDVERVVRAARELRDAGADAFVLGFLDADGSVDLAAMERVVAELDGCRWTFHRAIDRAADRDALRKQLDGMPGLDTYLTAGAAGGVDDGLPTLLAEAARDGEPGYEQRVLVGGGLRLDHVPDLLAAGIDAFHIGGAARPTGWTGPVSAEAVSTWRTALDTPAKVF
- a CDS encoding maleylpyruvate isomerase family mycothiol-dependent enzyme, with protein sequence MTSADVHDVRDPELPGRLLTVERDTLVPLLRTRPDEDFARRTAACPGWSVRDVLAHSSAALTRVVDNRLGEGVFSPESNDRDIVERAGWSNARIVDELERAMTEAGPVIAKAGGALDGVGLGEWVHAGDVREALGEPGAYAGAGLPDALALLAWLTRERRHVPLQADLDDVDEPLRLGDPLAPRPPARYIGDATTLVRLYSGRPAAGASYELAGAEPAELNIFG
- a CDS encoding RidA family protein, which gives rise to MERTAVNPVTWSVALGFNQGEVVSGHTRTLYCSGQTAMDAEGKPQHEGDMAAQLALSLDNLEAVLGEAGMSLANLVRLNVCTTDVDRLLPHYGVLASRLGAAGVAPATTMLGVARLAVPGQLVELEGTAVA
- a CDS encoding HD domain-containing protein — encoded protein: MADLDDLRARWLRTLLAARGDDSCAIAPERYGKALLKRWSEPQRRYHTVDHLTAVLDHVDELAEYATDVEAVRLAAWFHDAVYLPDRSTNEERSARLAERALPEAGVPAERTAEVARLVRLTVTHDPAPGDLNGEVLCDADLAILAAPPSAYAAYTAAVREEYHFVPNDAFRAGRADVLRQLLDLPSLFRTPYGREKWEATARYNLSSELEMLSL
- a CDS encoding GNAT family N-acetyltransferase, producing MRHRGGEQVTEAVADAVALLRTVADRDWDGVKAGRLDWSCRATAEHMAGDLIAYAGQLAGRARSGYVPFEITLDEGTGNDGLLDVLETTGVLLTAVLSTTPPEVRAFHPYPFRSANREGFAAMGVAEVLLHTHDIAVGLGLDYEPPAGLAQFVLTTIFPEVRPDPDPWRTLLWATGRGDLPGRAPVDGWRWKNDLVLTSDRLTLQGLTPATAADLAQGGDGGFDWVVGGPYEGTREAAGMLTQAYEAGVHRPEFGVFVLLRREDGLAVGGIGFHGAPDEEGRAEIGYDLVEGARGRGYAAEALDALSRWALARDDVHSLCATIEEDNTPSQRVVERAGYVRASVEEERAAQERHEEGPLRLYVRREAGAASGQ